One Mus musculus strain C57BL/6J chromosome Y, GRCm38.p6 C57BL/6J DNA segment encodes these proteins:
- the Gm21943 gene encoding predicted gene, 21943 — translation MTSLKKKSRRKPSSQALGNIVGCRISHGWKEGNEPVTHWKAIILGQLPTNPSLYLVKYDGIDSVYGQELHSDERILNLKVLPHKVVFPQVRDVHLAGALVGREVQHKFEGKDGSEDNWSGMVLAQVPFLQDYFYISYKKDPVLYVYQLLDDYKEGNLHIIPETPLAEARSGDDNDFLIGSWVQYTRDDGSKKFRKVVYKVLANPTVYFIKFLGDLHIYVYTLVSNIT, via the coding sequence atgacatcactcaagaagaagagtaggaggaagccttcttcccaggccctggggaatattgttggctgcagaatttctcacgggtggaaggaaggtaatgagcctgtcacccattggaaggccatcattctaggtcaactgccaacaaacccttctctttatttggtgaagtatgacggaattgacagtgtctacggacaggagctccacagcgatgagaggattttaaatcttaaggtcttgcctcacaaagtagtttttcctcaggtgagggatgtccacctcgcaggcgcactggttggcagagaggtacaacacaaatttgaggggaaagatggctctgaggacaactggagtgggatggtgctagcccaggtgccattcttacaggactatttttacatttcctacaagaaggatccggtcctctacgtctatcagctcctggatgactacaaggaaggtaacctccacatcattccagagacccctctggctgaggcgagatcaggtgatgacaatgacttcttaataggttcctgggtgcagtacaccagagatgatggatccaaaaagttcagaaaggttgtttacaaagttctagcaaatcctactgtgtactttatcaaatttctcggtgacctccatatctatgtctatactctggtgtcaaatatcacttaa